One Budorcas taxicolor isolate Tak-1 chromosome 6, Takin1.1, whole genome shotgun sequence DNA segment encodes these proteins:
- the LOC128050093 gene encoding peroxiredoxin-1-like translates to MSSGNVKIGHPAPQFKATTIMPDGQFKGISLSDHKGRYIVFFFYPLDLAFACLMELLAFSDRAEEFKKLNCQVTGASVGSHFCCLAWINIPKKQERLGAMHIHLISEPEHTVAQYCGVLKADEGFSFRNLFTTDDKGIFPQITVNDLPVGCFVDETLRLVQAFPVH, encoded by the coding sequence ATGTCTTCAGGAAATGTGAAAATTGGACATCCTGCTCCCCAGTTCAAAGCAACAACCATTATGCCAGATGGTCAGTTCAAAGGTATCAGTCTGTCTGACCACAAAGGAAGATACATTGTGTTCTTCTTTTACCCTCTTGACCTCGCCTTTGCCTGCCTCATGGAGCTCCTTGCTTTCAGTGATAGGGCAGAAGAATTTAAGAAACTCAACTGCCAAGTAACTGGTGCTTCTGTGGGTTCTCACTTCTGTTGCCTGGCGTGGATCAACATacccaagaaacaagaaagactGGGGGCCATGCACATTCACTTGATATCAGAGCCCGAGCACACCGTTGCTCAGTACTGTGGGGTCTTAAAGGCTGATGAAGGCTTCTCATTCAGGAACCTCTTTACTACTGACGATAAAGGTATCTTTCCACAGATTACCGTAAATGACCTTCCTGTTGGCTGCTTTGTGGATGAGACACTGAGACTAGTTCAGGCCTTTCCAGTTCACTGA